A single window of Ficedula albicollis isolate OC2 chromosome 8, FicAlb1.5, whole genome shotgun sequence DNA harbors:
- the C8H1orf226 gene encoding uncharacterized protein C1orf226 homolog, giving the protein MEAAVGVSAGTPGGTPTAARPLAQKTWWRSQVAQSRLLSVDQSLFENARVRRREPAGLGAMEVNASAGAVLGAGEPAAEDGAVGLDAFPRLEPPPPITKKRTPRALKTPQDMLIAPQPEGTSTSSGTEEPPEPPTAHPDPTEEQLGMGDPSPPECPGVPSVAGTPEPSGDQPTSALPVPDLIHKGSRESQWQVGERATEISASIEKASWRPGLEHEPAGSTGQPEPRSPGWEVEGAHPDLLSFE; this is encoded by the exons ATGGAGGCAGCCGTGGGGGTGTCAGCTGGCACTCCTGGGGGTACCCCCACAGCTGCAAGGCCTCTTGCTCAGAAGACATGGTGGAGAAGCCAGGTAGCTCAGAG TCGCTTGCTGTCAG TGGACCAGAGCCTGTTTGAGAACGCCA gggtgcgccGCAGGGAGCCGGCCGGCCTGGGAGCCATGGAGGTGAACGCCAGCGcgggggctgtgctgggggcaggagagcCGGCTGCCGAGGATGG ggctgtggggctggatgCCTTTCCCCGGCTGGAACCCCCGCCCCCCATCACCAAGAAGCGCACGCCGCGCGCCCTGAAGACCCCCCAGGACATGCTCATCGCTCCGCAGCCGGAGGGGACCAGCACGAGCAGTGGCACCGAGGAGCCTCCCGAGCCACCCACAGCCCACCCTGAccccacagaggagcagctgggcatgGGGGACCCATCTCCTCCAGAATGCCCTGGGGTCCCCAGCGTGGCGGGCACCCCAGAGCCCAGTGGGGACCAGCCGACCAGTGCCTTACCCGTGCCTGACCTCATCCATAAGGGCAGCCGGGAGAGCCAGTGGCAAGTGGGTGAGAGGGCCACTGAGATATCAGCCAGCATAGAGAAGGCCTCATGGAGACCAGGGCTGGAGCACgagccagcagggagcacagggcagccagagccacgcagccctggctgggaggTGGAGGGGGCCCATCCCGACCTACTGTCCTTTGAGTAG